The following coding sequences lie in one Bifidobacterium sp. ESL0690 genomic window:
- a CDS encoding Abi family protein, giving the protein MARQRQPNAPRELQPYTAHLAQTPHALAAMLLSNGLQGASTSQLADCIRRFGYYRLKGYWYPLLTPVENHKRRLPFRPGANFNDVMEHYVFDQKLRLLVFDGIITIETFLRSFLATQLALRDGPFGFMTHHGLPKLDDSHYKQCITILKDRYHRSQLTYIQHFRRTYSNELPPYWMIVGCLDYGSLQRFFYEGAPDGIKHKLASRLAIHRPNQHIGIPGNTKLLGDWLESIRKVRNKVAHHDRLWNDQTREVAIKLPQKQPKTPYEGRWWGPDWDFLRQKKGPAAFLTTENYLLKQIEGTTAWQDKFIRLMDDNPHIPIAQMGFPPDWRDQNLWK; this is encoded by the coding sequence ATGGCGCGTCAACGGCAACCGAACGCTCCAAGAGAACTGCAGCCGTACACCGCCCATCTGGCCCAGACGCCTCACGCTCTGGCGGCAATGCTCCTTTCAAACGGTCTCCAAGGAGCGTCGACCTCTCAACTCGCTGATTGCATACGCCGTTTCGGCTATTACCGGCTTAAAGGCTATTGGTATCCCCTGCTCACACCGGTGGAAAACCACAAACGCCGTCTTCCTTTCCGACCTGGGGCCAACTTCAACGACGTCATGGAACATTACGTATTCGATCAAAAACTACGGCTCCTGGTGTTTGACGGAATCATCACCATCGAAACATTCCTCAGAAGCTTCCTTGCCACGCAACTCGCGCTGCGAGACGGGCCCTTCGGATTCATGACACATCACGGGCTTCCCAAACTCGACGATTCCCACTACAAACAATGTATAACAATACTGAAAGACCGCTATCACAGATCCCAACTGACGTATATCCAACATTTCCGGCGAACATACAGCAACGAACTTCCTCCTTATTGGATGATCGTAGGTTGCCTCGATTACGGGAGCCTGCAACGATTCTTCTATGAAGGCGCACCGGACGGAATCAAACACAAGTTGGCCAGCCGGCTTGCCATCCACAGACCGAACCAGCATATAGGCATTCCGGGAAACACGAAGCTACTGGGCGATTGGCTGGAATCCATCAGAAAGGTTCGGAACAAAGTAGCGCATCACGACCGCCTTTGGAACGATCAGACACGCGAAGTCGCCATCAAGCTCCCGCAAAAGCAGCCGAAAACACCCTATGAAGGACGTTGGTGGGGACCTGACTGGGACTTCCTCAGGCAAAAGAAGGGGCCTGCGGCATTCCTCACAACGGAGAATTATCTGCTCAAACAAATCGAAGGAACCACCGCCTGGCAGGACAAATTCATCAGGCTCATGGACGACAACCCCCACATCCCCATCGCGCAAATGGGATTCCCGCCCGACTGGCGGGACCAGAACCTTTGGAAATGA
- a CDS encoding addiction module antidote protein: MLTTKQFGPQQHHNHPSPKNKTQRKINQTMEPTSSSDDAEVKDYDPSEVLDNETDIREYLQAILEETKDLDDDTAASVFLSAIGDAARAEKRMNDIAQRAKVRRESLYRSLSADSNPSFRTVFSTLRELLGEANMSTNLNPQIA; encoded by the coding sequence ATGCTAACCACAAAACAATTTGGACCTCAACAACACCACAATCATCCAAGTCCAAAAAATAAAACGCAAAGAAAAATAAACCAAACCATGGAACCCACTTCATCCTCCGATGATGCCGAAGTCAAAGATTACGATCCGTCGGAAGTACTTGACAACGAGACCGATATCCGCGAATATCTTCAGGCGATTCTCGAAGAGACGAAAGACCTTGACGACGACACCGCCGCTTCCGTCTTCCTCAGCGCGATCGGCGATGCGGCGAGAGCGGAAAAAAGAATGAACGACATAGCGCAAAGGGCGAAAGTCAGACGCGAAAGTCTTTACCGTTCTCTTTCCGCGGATTCGAACCCGTCATTCCGCACAGTTTTTAGTACATTAAGAGAACTTCTAGGAGAGGCAAACATGTCGACTAACTTAAATCCTCAAATTGCCTAA
- a CDS encoding adenylosuccinate synthase: MPGIVLIGTQWGDEGKGKATDLIGTKVDYVARFNGGNNAGHTVVVGDETYALHLLPSGVVNPHVTPVIGNGVVVDPEVLFEEIDGLQKRGVDCSHLKVSESAQIIASYHRVIDKVTERFLGKHKIGTTGRGIGPAYADKINRVGIRVHDLFDAERLRDKVEASLHQKNEMLVKLYNRRPIDVDETTDELLKLGERLKPYVANTSLLLNNALDEGKTVLFEGGQATMLDVDHGTYPFVTSSNPTAGGACTGTGVGPTRIDRVIGVAKAYVTRVGEGPFPTELNDDSGEWLRQQGHEFGVTTGRPRRCGWFDAVVTRYATQVNGLTDIVLTKLDVLTGLNEIPICVAYDVDNGDGTHTRYDDMPIDQAAFAKATPVYETMPGWTEDISKVHKFEDLPANTQAYVKRLEEISNCRISAIGTGPQRDHIIEVRSLVD; encoded by the coding sequence ATGCCTGGAATTGTTCTGATTGGTACCCAATGGGGAGACGAAGGCAAAGGTAAGGCCACCGACCTCATTGGCACGAAGGTCGATTATGTCGCACGCTTCAACGGTGGCAACAATGCAGGCCACACGGTGGTGGTCGGCGACGAAACGTATGCGCTGCACCTGCTGCCCAGCGGCGTCGTGAACCCTCACGTCACGCCTGTTATCGGTAACGGCGTGGTGGTCGATCCCGAAGTGTTGTTCGAGGAGATCGATGGGCTGCAGAAGCGTGGTGTCGATTGCTCGCACTTGAAAGTTAGCGAATCGGCGCAAATCATCGCTTCTTACCATCGCGTCATCGACAAGGTGACCGAGCGCTTCCTCGGCAAGCACAAGATCGGCACCACCGGCCGTGGCATCGGCCCGGCCTATGCGGACAAGATCAACCGCGTTGGCATCCGCGTGCACGACCTCTTTGACGCCGAGCGCCTGCGCGACAAGGTCGAGGCGAGCCTGCACCAGAAGAATGAGATGCTCGTGAAGCTTTACAACCGCCGTCCGATCGACGTCGACGAGACCACCGACGAGCTGCTGAAACTCGGGGAGCGCCTGAAGCCGTATGTCGCGAATACGTCATTACTTTTGAATAATGCCCTCGACGAAGGCAAGACCGTGCTTTTCGAAGGCGGCCAAGCTACGATGCTCGACGTTGATCACGGCACTTATCCGTTTGTGACATCCTCCAACCCGACCGCCGGCGGCGCCTGCACCGGCACGGGCGTCGGCCCAACGAGAATCGACCGCGTCATCGGCGTGGCCAAGGCCTACGTCACCCGTGTGGGCGAGGGCCCGTTCCCGACTGAACTCAACGACGATTCCGGCGAATGGCTGCGTCAGCAGGGCCACGAGTTCGGCGTGACCACCGGCCGTCCGCGCCGTTGTGGTTGGTTCGATGCCGTCGTCACCCGTTACGCCACGCAGGTCAACGGCCTGACCGACATCGTGCTCACCAAGCTCGACGTGCTGACCGGATTGAACGAGATTCCGATTTGCGTCGCCTACGACGTCGACAACGGCGACGGCACGCATACCCGTTACGACGACATGCCTATCGATCAGGCAGCGTTCGCCAAGGCTACGCCGGTCTACGAGACCATGCCCGGCTGGACCGAAGACATCTCGAAGGTGCACAAGTTCGAGGACCTGCCTGCCAACACCCAGGCCTACGTCAAGCGCCTCGAGGAGATCTCCAACTGCCGCATTTCCGCTATCGGCACCGGTCCGCAGCGCGACCACATCATCGAGGTCCGCTCGCTCGTCGACTGA
- a CDS encoding ribokinase, producing the protein MNMKYDVVVLGSMHLDIKAFTKTYPKHGDTATAKSITMIPGGKGANQAVSAAKLGGKVAMLGSVGDDGAGKQILDDLASWNVDTKFVKQTKELGTGTFIVEIDDSSENTMLGTMGADNATTEEDIKTAMSQIDAPVLDLQLETCKESVMAALKEGRRKGMYIILDPAPADNYFPEAMQYADCVTPNQQETEKITGIKVNNRVDAIKAAKAIVELGPKTAIVKMGGNGSVVYHDGQIYEIDAVKVNAVDSVCAGDVFAGALAVHYSQHNDFLAAVNFANRAAAVKVSRVGNHAAFPTLAEMK; encoded by the coding sequence ATGAATATGAAATATGATGTGGTGGTTCTCGGCAGCATGCACCTTGACATCAAGGCGTTCACCAAAACATATCCCAAACACGGAGATACCGCCACCGCCAAAAGCATCACGATGATTCCTGGCGGCAAAGGCGCGAATCAGGCTGTTTCAGCAGCCAAACTCGGTGGGAAAGTAGCTATGCTCGGCAGTGTCGGTGATGACGGTGCCGGAAAGCAAATTCTGGACGATTTGGCTTCGTGGAATGTCGATACCAAATTCGTCAAGCAGACCAAGGAGCTGGGGACAGGAACGTTCATCGTCGAAATCGACGACAGCTCCGAGAACACGATGCTCGGCACGATGGGCGCGGATAATGCCACCACCGAGGAGGATATCAAGACCGCGATGAGCCAGATTGACGCTCCTGTCCTAGATCTGCAGCTGGAGACTTGCAAGGAATCGGTGATGGCCGCGCTCAAAGAGGGCAGGAGAAAGGGCATGTATATCATCCTCGATCCCGCCCCGGCCGACAACTACTTCCCTGAAGCCATGCAATATGCTGACTGTGTGACTCCCAATCAGCAGGAAACCGAGAAGATTACCGGCATCAAGGTTAACAATCGCGTCGATGCCATCAAAGCCGCAAAGGCGATTGTCGAGCTCGGTCCGAAAACCGCCATCGTCAAGATGGGCGGCAACGGCAGTGTCGTTTATCATGACGGCCAAATATACGAAATCGATGCGGTAAAGGTCAATGCGGTCGACAGCGTATGCGCGGGCGATGTGTTTGCAGGTGCTCTGGCAGTTCATTATTCACAGCATAATGATTTCCTTGCCGCCGTGAACTTTGCCAATCGTGCTGCAGCAGTAAAGGTCAGCCGTGTCGGCAACCACGCTGCTTTCCCGACGCTCGCCGAAATGAAGTAA
- the rpe gene encoding ribulose-phosphate 3-epimerase: MCEIGPSLMCADLGNLERDVKQLDAAGVDFYHIDIMDGSFVPNFTLGPDLVKSVRGMTEKPLDMHLMVDKPERYISMFADAGADRVAVHAESTNNLQGTLTAIRQAGMEAGVAISPATPLEALDYVYDVTDYVIIMTVNPGFAGQKFIDPMYDKIGDLSSRIAKHGLVIPIEVDGNIGAETIPECVRRGATRFIGGTSAIFRKGSTLADNVKATRALFGKAMAGSR; this comes from the coding sequence ATGTGTGAGATAGGTCCCTCGTTGATGTGCGCGGATCTGGGTAATCTGGAGCGCGATGTCAAGCAACTTGATGCCGCAGGAGTTGATTTCTACCACATCGACATCATGGATGGTTCGTTTGTCCCCAACTTCACGCTCGGCCCCGATTTGGTGAAAAGTGTGCGTGGCATGACGGAGAAGCCATTGGATATGCATCTGATGGTCGATAAGCCCGAGCGCTACATTTCCATGTTTGCCGATGCGGGTGCCGATAGAGTGGCCGTGCACGCTGAGTCCACGAACAATCTGCAAGGTACGCTTACTGCGATCCGCCAGGCTGGCATGGAAGCCGGTGTGGCGATCAGCCCGGCCACGCCTCTGGAAGCTCTGGATTATGTCTATGACGTCACCGATTACGTCATCATCATGACCGTCAATCCAGGGTTCGCGGGGCAGAAATTCATCGATCCAATGTACGACAAGATCGGCGATCTGTCCAGCCGAATTGCGAAACACGGTCTTGTCATTCCCATTGAGGTGGATGGCAATATCGGCGCAGAGACGATTCCGGAATGCGTGCGCCGCGGGGCCACAAGGTTCATCGGCGGGACCAGTGCGATTTTCCGCAAGGGTTCTACGCTGGCCGACAACGTGAAAGCGACCCGAGCATTGTTCGGCAAGGCTATGGCTGGTTCGCGCTGA
- a CDS encoding LacI family DNA-binding transcriptional regulator, translating to MMATIKDIAQMSGVSTATVSRIINQKGGASEKTIKKVNAVISRLGYEPDFVAKTLSQKASDLIALLVPNLTNPFFAELVSSIEKAADAHGYRVYLCNSEDDRDKVEYYLKFMCNIRVRGAIINSLYVDEDDLEVLSSRGIVPLTIDRACFSHPYAAMAVNNVSGSYQATKYLIQEGRSSRLVFISGPQGEKSSEDRYEGYLKAINECSATHVAKLYSDFSVSEGYRTASDLFKVRRDIDGIVCSDDAIALGVLRAVADVGLRVPEDIRVIGYDNIEMSRYSVPRLSTVNQLPENIGDLVLDMFEKSVEAGNKPQKNVIEPHLVIRDTSQTRSA from the coding sequence ATGATGGCAACGATTAAAGACATCGCGCAAATGAGCGGAGTGTCCACCGCAACCGTATCGCGCATCATCAATCAGAAAGGGGGAGCGAGTGAGAAGACCATAAAAAAGGTCAATGCCGTAATCAGCAGACTTGGCTATGAACCTGATTTCGTTGCAAAAACATTGTCGCAGAAGGCTTCGGACCTTATCGCTTTGCTCGTTCCCAATCTGACCAATCCCTTTTTTGCTGAATTGGTCAGCAGCATCGAGAAGGCGGCGGATGCGCACGGCTATCGCGTGTATCTGTGCAACAGCGAAGACGACCGAGACAAAGTCGAATATTACCTGAAGTTCATGTGCAATATTCGAGTTCGGGGAGCGATTATCAATTCGCTTTACGTTGATGAGGATGATCTTGAGGTTCTCAGCAGCCGCGGGATTGTGCCGTTGACGATCGATAGGGCATGTTTTTCGCATCCTTATGCAGCAATGGCGGTCAACAACGTAAGCGGTTCCTACCAAGCGACCAAGTATCTGATTCAGGAAGGCCGCAGTTCAAGACTGGTCTTCATCTCGGGGCCTCAAGGAGAAAAAAGCTCTGAGGACCGATATGAAGGTTATCTGAAGGCCATCAACGAATGCAGTGCCACACATGTGGCCAAGCTTTACAGCGACTTTTCGGTCTCCGAAGGCTATCGGACAGCCAGTGACTTGTTCAAAGTTCGCAGGGATATCGACGGGATTGTGTGTTCTGACGATGCCATCGCCCTGGGGGTACTGAGAGCGGTCGCGGACGTGGGCTTGCGGGTTCCTGAAGATATACGAGTAATCGGTTACGACAACATCGAAATGAGCAGGTATTCGGTTCCGCGTCTGAGCACGGTCAACCAACTTCCCGAAAACATTGGGGATTTGGTGTTGGACATGTTCGAGAAAAGCGTTGAAGCCGGAAACAAACCTCAAAAAAACGTGATTGAGCCGCACCTTGTCATACGTGACACTTCTCAGACAAGGAGCGCATAA
- a CDS encoding PTS transporter subunit IIC — protein sequence MDFSKIVGALDQGFNWFISLGGAAMMFIIITLLSLAFGVKLSRAFEGGLRMAMALTGMSAVISLLTTAFGPALKAFVSFTGLHLSISDLGWAPIAVITWSSLYTLYFAFICIITNLVMLALKATNTLNVDLFNIWNVSILGLLINWSSGGNFFLMSIFVVFIYALMLFNADAMKPTINDLLGYDDTNITTTAHPELLVTPIVVLLDRLISKIFPFIDKFDFDAETLNKKIGFLGSKGAIGAYLGVFVGLLGRQDAPHIFTLAFTAGVALELFGIVGDWFAPAIEPLSEGITSFMERRMHGRKLYVAIDWPILASRAEIWAVANILAPILLVIAMVLPGNNVLPLGGIILTVLAPALLIGTRGKVVRMTLIGTIMIPIFLWAATLIAPFLTQTSKAMGVFPAGLGKNEMFSAVDSDPIEKMLALLFGNAAKTLDWKLILCSVLALVAYVGLFMWYVHTLRKEAKLRGENNTPTVAVTADMASKAVEEDEADVAAQPNESTGSVEKDESSQKSKRTVGARVAMTSMVPSLLAWIKDSGSGSLRNRLRSFIPREPVAVG from the coding sequence ATGGATTTCTCCAAAATTGTAGGCGCATTGGACCAAGGTTTCAATTGGTTCATCAGCCTGGGCGGAGCGGCGATGATGTTCATCATCATCACTCTGCTGTCGCTGGCATTTGGCGTCAAACTAAGCAGGGCGTTCGAGGGCGGTCTGCGTATGGCGATGGCCCTGACCGGCATGAGCGCTGTGATTTCATTGCTGACCACAGCATTTGGTCCGGCATTGAAGGCATTCGTCTCCTTCACCGGCCTGCACCTGTCAATCAGCGATCTGGGCTGGGCCCCAATCGCGGTGATTACGTGGAGTTCGCTGTATACGCTGTATTTCGCGTTCATCTGTATCATCACCAACCTCGTGATGCTGGCGCTCAAGGCCACCAACACGCTGAACGTCGATCTGTTCAACATCTGGAACGTATCGATTCTCGGCTTGCTCATCAACTGGAGCTCGGGTGGCAATTTCTTCCTGATGTCGATCTTCGTGGTCTTCATCTATGCACTGATGCTGTTCAACGCCGATGCAATGAAGCCGACTATCAACGATCTGCTCGGCTACGACGATACGAATATCACCACGACTGCGCACCCCGAGCTGTTGGTCACGCCTATCGTGGTGCTACTCGACAGGCTGATCAGCAAGATCTTCCCCTTCATCGACAAGTTCGATTTCGATGCGGAAACGCTTAACAAGAAAATCGGTTTCCTTGGCAGTAAGGGTGCGATTGGTGCGTACCTTGGCGTGTTCGTCGGTCTGCTCGGCCGTCAGGATGCCCCGCATATCTTCACGCTGGCGTTCACCGCGGGTGTTGCTCTCGAACTTTTCGGCATCGTGGGCGATTGGTTCGCCCCAGCCATCGAACCGCTTTCGGAAGGCATCACCTCCTTCATGGAGCGCAGGATGCACGGCCGCAAGCTCTACGTTGCCATCGACTGGCCGATTCTCGCCTCCCGCGCTGAGATCTGGGCGGTGGCGAACATCCTGGCACCGATTCTTCTGGTCATCGCCATGGTGCTTCCGGGCAACAACGTACTTCCGTTGGGTGGCATCATTCTCACCGTCCTCGCCCCTGCGCTGCTTATCGGCACCCGCGGCAAGGTCGTGCGCATGACCCTGATCGGCACCATCATGATCCCGATCTTCCTGTGGGCTGCGACGCTGATCGCGCCGTTCCTTACGCAGACCTCGAAGGCTATGGGCGTCTTCCCTGCTGGTCTCGGCAAGAACGAGATGTTCAGCGCCGTCGATTCCGACCCTATCGAAAAGATGCTTGCGTTGCTCTTCGGCAATGCGGCGAAGACGCTTGATTGGAAGCTGATTCTGTGCTCCGTGCTCGCGTTGGTCGCTTATGTTGGGCTATTCATGTGGTATGTGCATACGTTGCGCAAGGAAGCAAAGCTGCGTGGTGAGAACAATACTCCGACAGTTGCGGTGACTGCTGATATGGCTTCCAAAGCCGTTGAAGAAGATGAAGCAGATGTGGCTGCTCAGCCCAATGAATCCACTGGTTCAGTTGAAAAGGATGAATCGTCTCAAAAGAGCAAAAGAACTGTTGGCGCTCGCGTTGCGATGACATCAATGGTTCCGTCCTTGTTGGCTTGGATAAAGGATTCTGGTTCGGGCTCTTTACGTAATCGTTTACGTTCATTTATCCCGCGTGAACCTGTCGCAGTCGGATGA
- a CDS encoding DUF1310 family protein, with protein MRRSGKIVLIVVACVLAVAVAIGGIAAKYHHDQEQWMHDVVYSKEADKIYRDIFKYDDPSAFTEKGKIHTYQIDDKSIRHNPMGGINLTLYVNRRNDLCVYVTLNKNGSSGPLEDSVGGYSKGYSDLIGAKS; from the coding sequence ATGCGCCGTAGTGGCAAGATCGTGTTGATTGTTGTGGCGTGTGTGCTTGCCGTTGCCGTGGCGATTGGTGGGATTGCGGCCAAATATCATCATGATCAAGAGCAGTGGATGCACGACGTTGTGTATAGCAAAGAAGCCGACAAGATATACAGGGATATTTTTAAGTATGATGATCCAAGCGCTTTTACCGAGAAGGGGAAAATTCATACATATCAAATCGACGACAAAAGTATTCGACATAATCCTATGGGTGGCATCAATCTCACACTTTATGTAAATCGCAGAAATGATTTGTGTGTATATGTCACGCTGAATAAAAACGGAAGTTCCGGGCCTTTGGAGGATAGCGTAGGCGGTTATTCCAAGGGATATTCGGATTTAATCGGTGCTAAATCGTAA
- a CDS encoding DUF1310 family protein, whose product MVDSGGRRGHAGKIVLIVVACVLVVAVAIGGIAAKYHHDQEQWMRSVAYSKEADKIFRKTLKKMDPKAFTPQGVIRSYTIDERKITHNPMGGIDVTAYVNNDQSLYVFFTLERNGGTGPLEDGGGGNSAKLEKMLDKAYPHLHQGSGGEAD is encoded by the coding sequence ATGGTGGATTCAGGCGGCCGTAGAGGCCATGCCGGCAAGATCGTGTTGATTGTTGTGGCGTGTGTGCTTGTCGTTGCTGTGGCGATTGGTGGGATTGCGGCCAAATATCATCACGATCAAGAGCAGTGGATGCGCAGCGTTGCGTATAGCAAAGAAGCCGACAAGATATTCAGAAAAACTTTAAAAAAGATGGACCCGAAAGCCTTTACGCCCCAAGGTGTTATCCGTTCTTATACCATTGATGAACGGAAAATTACACATAATCCAATGGGCGGTATCGACGTGACTGCTTACGTCAATAACGATCAATCTTTGTATGTCTTCTTCACTCTGGAGAGAAACGGCGGCACCGGACCTTTGGAAGATGGCGGCGGTGGAAATTCTGCAAAATTGGAGAAAATGCTGGACAAGGCCTATCCGCATCTGCATCAAGGTAGTGGCGGTGAAGCTGACTGA
- a CDS encoding DUF1310 family protein — protein MQGVQKSHSGKVVLIVVACVLAVAVVIGGIVVKRHNDQEQWMRSVVYSKEADKVFRDTLVTQYDSKAFSKDGVIQSYKVDDKSIKHSPMGGILGVLIINDNPDLYVYFSLDKNIETGALKGGGGGNSAALGKLLKNEQKGTSGPSVS, from the coding sequence ATGCAAGGTGTTCAAAAAAGCCATAGTGGCAAGGTCGTGTTGATTGTTGTGGCATGTGTGCTTGCTGTTGCCGTAGTGATTGGGGGAATCGTGGTCAAGCGTCATAACGATCAAGAGCAGTGGATGCGTAGCGTTGTGTATAGCAAAGAAGCTGACAAGGTATTTAGAGACACGTTGGTAACTCAATATGATTCAAAGGCTTTTTCTAAAGACGGCGTCATCCAGTCTTATAAAGTTGACGACAAGAGCATTAAACATAGTCCTATGGGAGGAATATTAGGGGTCCTTATTATTAATGACAATCCGGACCTATATGTGTATTTTTCTCTTGATAAAAACATTGAAACTGGTGCGTTGAAGGGCGGCGGGGGAGGTAACTCGGCTGCACTCGGAAAACTTTTGAAGAATGAACAAAAAGGTACAAGTGGGCCGTCCGTTTCGTAA